The following coding sequences lie in one Silene latifolia isolate original U9 population chromosome 5, ASM4854445v1, whole genome shotgun sequence genomic window:
- the LOC141656427 gene encoding trafficking protein particle complex II-specific subunit 130 homolog, translated as MANYLAQFQAIKNVCDHLVVAVEDVSDLWPNVKNLFEERLPFKKACLNNKTRNPVFLDKLTAEYILTTDARLRSRFPQEQSLFWFREPYATVVLVTCEDLDEFKSILKPRVKLIVQNDEKEWFIVFVNRALPSNDQATKMAKRVYAKVEVEFSSKKRERCCKLDLHGPEANFWEDFETKIMECIRNTLDRRVQFYEDEIRKLSEQRFMPVWNFCNFFILKESLAFMFDVAHLHEDALREYDELELCYLETVNMTSKRKEFGGMDQGDDQAALLNPGSKPLAQIVQDDSFREFEFRQYLFACQAKLLFKLNRPFEVASRGESFIISFSRALSIYERKLPFCMREVWVITACLALLNSAASHYNDGLVAPDMEKEFYRLQGDLFSLCRVKFMRLAYLIGYSADIERSPANSASLSMLPWPKPAVWPTVPPDASSEVFEKEKLILQAGPRVKHFGIERKPLPLEPSVLLREANRRRASLSAGNLSELFDGQPNFTDGSDVSLGMNPTTKANAMSRTNSTPGFEGSVSRPMSLAEIHVAAEHALRDTISDTDLWKSLSSVENFEAKYLELTKGAAENYHRSWWKRHGVVLDGEIAAVWHKHGNFDLAAKLYEKVCALYSGEGWQDLLAEVLPNLAECQKVLNDEGGYLQTCVRLLSLDKGLFSTKERQAFQTEVISLAHSEMKHPVPLDVSSLITFSGNPGPPMQLCNGDPGTLSVTVWSGFPDDITLESLNLTLMETHNADEGAKATSISAATILKPGRNTITLALPPQKPGSYVLGVLTGQIGHLRFRSHSFSKGAPADNDDFMSYEKPTRPILKVSKPRALVDLTPATSSALLINETQWVGIIVKPIDYPLKGGVLHIDTGPGLEVDDSRGIEMEMFKTALRSIAEKGDSNPQKQDSPSPQSEEVTRLTLQNGQIQFPDWASDVTSVLWVPVRAISDGISRAASQKLSIVDGMRTIALNLEFGISHNQKFDRTLAVHFTDPFHVSTRVIDKCNDGTLLLQVTLHSQVKASLSICDAWLDLQDGFVHTSENNGRPASAFFPLTVSSASKASVLFSICFSSTNVAGEVEPLNPDSILNISYRINGDRSIGAHMPVADSTATEEVRQGLTFKSALVLQRPVLDPCLAVGFLPFPSDGLRVGQLVAVNWRIERLKDSDDNKVPQSDEVLYEVDANSENWMIAGRKRGHVSLSTKQGSRIVISILCVPLVAGYVRPPHLGLPSIDESNISSNPPAPHLVCVLPPILSSSYCIPA; from the exons ATGGCGAATTACTTAGCTCAATTTCAAGCTATCAAAAATGTCTGCGATCATCTCGTTGTTGCCG TCGAAGATGTGAGTGATTTGTGGCCTAATGTCAAGAATTTGTTCGAAGAACGGCTGCCATTCAAGAAGGCTTGTTTGAATAACAAGACTCGTAATCCTGTATTTCTGGATAAATTGACAGCTGAATATATATTAACAACTGATGCAAGGCTCCGCAGCCGTTTCCCCCAGGAACAGTCGCTATTTTGGTTCCGAGAGCCATATGCTACTGTGGTTCTTGTGACATGTGAG GACCTTGATGAATTCAAATCTATCCTTAAACCTCGTGTGAAGTTGATTGTGCAAAACGATGAGAAGGAATGGTTCATAGTGTTTGTGAATAGAGCTCTTCCCAGCAATGATCAAGCCACCAAGATGGCAAAGAGAGTTTATGCCAAAGTGGAAGTAGAATTCAGCTCAAAGAAAAGAGAAAG GTGTTGCAAATTAGATTTACATGGTCCAGAAGCAAATTTTTGGGAAGACTTCGAGACCAAGATTATGGAATGCATTCGTAATACGTTAGATAGGCGTGTACAATTTTATGAGGACGAGATCCGAAAGCTGAGTGAACAGAGATTCATGCCAGTCTGGAACTTTTGTAACTTCTTCATTTTGAAG GAAAGCCTAGCATTTATGTTTGACGTGGCTCATCTTCATGAAGATGCATTACGCGAGTATGATGAACTAGAACTTTGCTATCTGGAAACAG TCAATATGACTTCAAAACGAAAGGAGTTTGGTGGAATGGACCAAGGTGATGATCAGGCGGCGTTGCTAAATCCTGGAAGCAAACCGCTGGCGCAAATTGTTCAAGATGACTCATTTAGAGAGTTCGAGTTCCGCCAGTATCTTTTTGCATGCCAAGCAAAG CTTCTTTTCAAGTTGAATCGTCCCTTTGAGGTAGCGTCTAGAGGTGAATCATTTATTATAAGCTTCTCAAGGGCACTGTCAATCTATGAG CGGAAACTGCCCTTTTGCATGCGTGAAGTTTGGGTGATAACTGCTTGCTTAGCTTTGCTCAATTCTGCTGCTTCGCATTACAATGATGGGCTTGTAGCACCTGACATGGAGAAGGAATTCTACCGACTTCAGGGCGATCTCTTCTCGCTGTGCAGGGTCAAG TTTATGAGGCTGGCATACTTGATAGGATATTCTGCAGATATTGAAAGGAGTCCTGCGAATAG TGCTTCCCTCAGCATGCTTCCATGGCCCAAGCCGGCTGTCTGGCCTACAGTTCCACCTGATGCATCTTCTGAAGTTTTTGAGAAAGAAAAG TTAATTCTTCAAGCTGGTCCAAGAGTTAAGCACTTTGGTATTGAGAGAAAGCCGTTGCCTCTTGAACCCTCGGTTCTTCTCCGTGAAGCTAATAGAAGAAGGGCTTCCCTGTCTGCTGGAAATTTGTCTGAACTGTTTGACGGACAACCAAATTTTACTGATGG ATCAGATGTATCTCTAGGTATGAATCCTACAACCAAAGCAAATGCAATGTCACGGACGAATTCCACTCCAGGATTTGAAGGATCTGTTAGTCGGCCTATGAGTCTGGCAGAAATTCATGTTGCTGCAGAGCATGCATTACGGGATACAATTTCTGATACAGATCTCTGGAAGTCTTTATCATCTGTTGAAAACTTTGAG GCAAAATATTTGGAGCTAACTAAAGGAGCTGCTGAAAATTATCATCGTTCCTGGTGGAAAAGACATGGGGTTGTCCTTGATGGTGAAATTGCTGCTGTATGGCATAAACATGGTAATTTTGACCTTGCTGCAAAGTTGTATGAGAAAGTCTGTGCTCTATATTCTGGTGAAGGCTGGCAAGACCTTTTGGCTGAGGTACTTCCAAACTTGGCCGAATGTCAAAAGGTGCTCAACGATGAAGGTGGCTATCTGCAAACTTGTGTAAGACTACTCTCTCTGGATAAAGGCCTCTTCTCAACTAAAGAACGACAAGCTTTTCAGACAGAAGTGATTTCTCTTGCACACAGTGAAATGAAGCATCCAGTGCCACTGGATGTATCATCTTTAATTACCTTCTCTGGGAATCCTGGGCCACCGATGCAACTTTGTAATGGTGATCCTGGTACTTTATCAGTGACTGTGTGGAGTGGTTTTCCTGACGATATAACTCTGGAGTCACTTAATCTCACTCTCATGGAAACCCACAATGCTGATGAAGGTGCTAAG GCTACAAGCATCTCTGCAGCCACAATACTGAAGCCTGGTAGGAATACCATCACGCTGGCGCTGCCACCTCAGAAACCTGGTTCATATGTCCTAGGAGTTCTAACTGGGCAGATTGGGCACTTGAGATTTAGGTCTCATAGTTTCTCCAAAGGTGCTCCAGCTGATAATGATGATTTTATGAGTTACGAGAAACCTACTAGACCTATTTTGAAG GTGTCCAAGCCTAGAGCTTTGGTTGATCTTACTCCTGCTACCTCATCAGCCTTGTTGATAAATGAAACACAGTGGGTTGGCATAATAGTTAAACCAATTGATTACCCTCTGAAAGGGGGTGTCTTGCACATTGACACCGGTCCAGGTTTGGAAGTTGATGACTCTCGGGGTATTGAGATGGAAATGTTTAAAACTGCTCTTAGAAGCATAGCCGAAAAGGGTGATTCTAACCCTCAGAAACAGGATAGTCCATCTCCTCAATCTGAAGAAGTTACACGGTTAACTCTACAAAATGGTCAGATCCAGTTCCCAGATTGGGCTAGTGATGTCACTTCCGTCCTTTGGGTTCCAGTCCGTGCGATAAGTGATGGAATTTCTAGAG CGGCATCACAAAAGCTGAGCATTGTGGATGGCATGAGAACAATAGCTCTAAATCTTGAATTTGGAATATCACACAATCAGAAATTTGATAG GACTTTGGCTGTCCATTTCACTGATCCTTTTCATGTCAGCACACGTGTGATAGACAAATGCAATGATGGCACTTTACTTCTCCAG GTTACGTTGCATTCACAAGTTAAGGCTTCTTTAAGCATTTGCGATGCCTGGCTTGATCTTCAAGATGGATTTGTTCACACCTCTGAGAACAATGGGCGGCCAGCATCGGCATTCTTCCCACTCACAGTTTCTTCTGCTTCAAAAGCTAGTGTACTATTCAGTATATGCTTTAGTTCTACAAATGTAGCAG GAGAAGTTGAGCCTCTAAATCCTGATAGTATCTTAAATATCAGCTATAGAATCAATGGAGATAGAAGCATCGGAGCTCATATGCCTGTGGCTGACTCTACTGCGACTGAGGAAGTAAGACAGGGTTTAACGTTTAAGAGTGCCCTTGTTCTACAGAGGCCTGTATTGGACCCATGCCTGGCCGTTGGCTTTCTTCCGTTTCCTTCAGATGGCCTCAGGGTTGGCCAACTTGTTGCTGTAAATTGGAGGATTGAGAGGTTGAAAGATTCAGATGACAATAAAGTTCCTCAAAGCGAT GAGGTGTTGTATGAGGTagatgcaaattcagaaaactgGATGATTGCGGGTAGAAAGCGAGGGCATGTTTCTCTTTCCACTAAGCAAG GCTCTAGAATCGTGATCTCAATTTTATGTGTACCATTGGTGGCCGGCTATGTGCGACCACCTCATCTCGGGCTACCAAGTATCGATGAGTCGAATATCAGTTCTAATCCACCTGCACCTCATTTGGTCTGTGTCTTGCCTCCTATTCTCAGCTCCTCCTACTGCATACCCGCTTAA